One part of the Verrucomicrobiia bacterium genome encodes these proteins:
- a CDS encoding LamG-like jellyroll fold domain-containing protein: MKFRTQPRVMLGPALALGFALAIATAQAALVHQWNFNETSGTNLFDSVGDAHAWVVVANGGGGYSLNGKRIRLDGGDRATADYVQFPETVFDGLSNVTVEVWAVPHSFPNWGRVFCIGPGDGQDISNKLIRVAFSQGTNGDLQRYGLWPNAVDGAMPTPVDREYHYVMTWSASGALNFYRDGVWVGTQSTGGTNIASLAALPNTTFWLGRSHFAGDSTANASWNEVRIYDTVLDAATIQNDFRRGADDTLGLLHRWSFSETSGTNFADSAGTATGNVVQQGTADYSLGSGQVTLAGGARDTADYVSFPSRRLDGLSNLTIEVWATPNAAQNWGRVIDIGDGVTPDTSFLLSFSQGADLNLQRLEFKPAGTADSALPTTAGVQHHYVVTWDQGAGTCSWYRDGGLVNSFPLGSQMLANVPNTAFWLGRSHYPADNTAGASFNEVRVYNRALTTDEIAFHHQQGPDSIAAPPATAMDDQATLNPGASVMLDVLANDTPNRFLTGSVAVIAPPAFGSATPRADGRVVYVNTNPAATSDAFTYRATDSLTGSYATGAVFLTLTNALRLAATTLRLPDQPPTVAYQIVDAFPGLNFEDALAMATPPGVSNQLFVVERRGRISYVPDINAVHPTRQVFLDITDQMSFDDTPEGERGLLGLAFHPNFAQNGYFYVFYIAPGAPYIDRLARFTANPATLTVDTNTQQVLFDVVDQAFNHNGGDLHFGNDGCLYIGMGDEGDQYNYRQNAQRIDKDLYSSLLRIDVDKKPGSVEPRPSANTTTIYTNAQGKAFYSIPPDNPFVNAASYLGQPINTNTLRAEIFATGFRHIWRFSIDQPTGEIWVGDVGQDRYEEVDVVTNGGNYGWAYFEGYSNAISLYPSQTTLLSNPPSAFVHSLPLYVYPHTSVAGGDGQYKGNSISGGVVYRGSRIPQLTGAYIFGDFESGNLWALWRTNNTVLTNRIAGVGGAAAFGLDPGNGDVLIANYAANQIQRLVRTDTDMTSFPQKLSDTGAFADVIALTPNPGVVSYEPIVPFWSDNAIKRRWFALPDLTRQVTHVVDGNWGLPAGMVWVKHFDLELERGNPATKKRIETRFIVKNTNGIYGVSYAWNEAGTEAYLAPDGGTNFSLSITNGPAVETQQWTIPSRADCLACHTPAGGYALSFNTRQLNQTATMNGVTGNQLATLSAAGYFSNTVPAPQTLPAYAAATDTTYSLEYRARSYFAVNCVQCHQPAGVGPGTWDARPWLTLDQTGLINGVPYNNGANPTNKLVVPGDPVHSVVLQRIRANGFSRMPPLATSVIDVGATNLLTDWISTELTNRLSFADWQLANFGETNSPLAAANADPDNDGANNYYEYLTHTSPLTNAPPPWTVRIDRVAGTVGVTFQRLANLGFVVGTTDRLGDWSPWDVPDNRLWFGASNFTDTVTGPFDLAETNRFYRVKIYEP, encoded by the coding sequence ATGAAATTCAGAACCCAACCCCGGGTCATGCTCGGTCCCGCGCTGGCCCTTGGCTTCGCGCTCGCCATTGCGACCGCGCAAGCCGCGCTGGTCCATCAATGGAATTTTAACGAAACGTCCGGCACCAACCTGTTCGATTCCGTCGGTGACGCCCATGCCTGGGTGGTCGTTGCCAATGGCGGTGGCGGCTACTCGCTCAACGGCAAGCGCATTCGCCTCGACGGGGGCGACCGGGCCACCGCGGACTACGTGCAGTTTCCGGAAACGGTTTTCGACGGTCTGAGCAATGTGACCGTTGAAGTGTGGGCGGTGCCCCATTCGTTTCCCAACTGGGGCCGCGTCTTTTGCATCGGACCCGGGGACGGACAGGACATCAGCAACAAGCTGATCCGCGTGGCGTTTTCCCAGGGGACCAACGGCGACCTGCAACGCTATGGTTTGTGGCCCAATGCGGTGGATGGCGCCATGCCAACGCCCGTCGATCGGGAATATCATTACGTCATGACCTGGAGCGCGTCCGGCGCGCTGAACTTCTATCGCGACGGCGTTTGGGTTGGCACGCAAAGCACCGGCGGCACGAACATCGCCAGTCTGGCCGCCCTGCCCAACACGACGTTCTGGCTGGGCCGCTCGCACTTTGCCGGCGATTCCACCGCCAACGCCTCCTGGAACGAGGTTCGCATTTACGACACCGTGCTGGATGCGGCCACGATCCAGAATGATTTCCGCCGCGGGGCCGATGACACGCTGGGGCTTTTGCACCGCTGGAGCTTTTCCGAAACCAGCGGCACGAACTTCGCCGATTCCGCCGGCACCGCCACCGGCAATGTCGTTCAACAGGGAACCGCCGATTATTCGCTGGGGTCCGGACAGGTCACCCTGGCTGGCGGCGCTCGCGACACGGCTGACTATGTCTCGTTCCCATCGCGCCGGCTGGACGGCTTGAGCAACCTGACCATCGAGGTTTGGGCGACGCCCAATGCCGCGCAGAACTGGGGCCGCGTCATTGATATTGGCGACGGAGTGACGCCCGACACGTCTTTCCTGTTGTCGTTTTCGCAGGGCGCGGACCTGAATTTGCAGCGTCTTGAATTCAAGCCGGCCGGCACCGCCGATTCCGCGCTGCCCACGACCGCCGGCGTGCAACATCACTACGTGGTGACGTGGGATCAAGGCGCCGGCACGTGCAGCTGGTATCGCGATGGCGGGTTGGTGAACAGCTTTCCGCTCGGTTCACAAATGCTGGCCAACGTGCCCAACACGGCATTCTGGTTGGGCCGGTCGCATTACCCGGCCGACAATACGGCCGGCGCAAGTTTCAACGAAGTGCGCGTTTACAACCGGGCTTTGACCACGGATGAAATCGCCTTCCACCACCAGCAGGGGCCGGACAGCATCGCGGCCCCGCCGGCGACCGCCATGGACGATCAGGCCACGCTGAATCCGGGCGCCTCCGTGATGCTCGACGTGCTGGCGAATGACACGCCGAACCGCTTTTTGACCGGTTCCGTCGCCGTGATCGCACCTCCTGCGTTTGGTTCCGCGACCCCCCGGGCCGATGGCCGCGTAGTTTACGTGAACACCAATCCCGCCGCGACCAGTGATGCGTTCACGTATCGCGCCACGGATTCACTGACGGGCAGCTACGCAACCGGTGCCGTATTCTTGACCCTCACCAACGCGCTGCGCCTGGCCGCCACGACGCTGCGCCTGCCGGACCAGCCGCCGACGGTGGCGTATCAAATCGTGGATGCCTTTCCGGGCTTGAACTTCGAAGATGCGCTGGCCATGGCAACGCCACCCGGTGTTTCCAACCAGCTCTTCGTCGTCGAACGCCGCGGGCGCATTTCCTACGTGCCGGACATCAACGCCGTCCATCCGACGCGGCAGGTGTTTCTGGACATTACGGACCAGATGTCCTTCGACGATACGCCCGAGGGAGAACGCGGTCTGCTGGGCCTCGCGTTTCACCCCAACTTCGCGCAGAACGGTTATTTCTACGTCTTCTACATCGCGCCCGGCGCGCCTTACATTGACCGGCTGGCCCGTTTCACGGCCAACCCGGCGACGTTGACGGTGGACACCAACACGCAACAAGTGCTTTTTGACGTCGTCGATCAGGCGTTCAACCACAACGGCGGCGACCTCCATTTCGGCAACGACGGCTGCCTCTACATCGGCATGGGCGACGAGGGCGACCAATACAACTACCGCCAAAACGCCCAGCGCATCGACAAGGACCTGTATTCCTCCCTGCTCCGCATTGACGTGGACAAAAAGCCGGGCAGCGTCGAGCCACGCCCCTCCGCCAACACCACCACGATTTACACCAACGCACAGGGAAAGGCCTTCTATTCCATTCCACCGGATAATCCGTTCGTGAACGCGGCGAGCTACCTGGGACAGCCCATCAACACCAACACGCTGCGCGCCGAGATTTTTGCCACCGGCTTCCGGCACATCTGGCGATTTTCCATCGACCAGCCGACCGGCGAAATCTGGGTGGGCGACGTGGGTCAGGATCGCTACGAGGAAGTCGATGTCGTTACGAATGGCGGCAATTATGGCTGGGCCTATTTCGAGGGGTATTCCAACGCCATCTCGCTTTATCCCTCACAAACCACGCTGCTCTCGAACCCACCCTCCGCGTTTGTGCACAGCCTGCCGCTTTACGTTTACCCGCACACCAGCGTGGCGGGCGGGGATGGTCAATACAAAGGCAACTCCATTTCGGGCGGTGTGGTGTATCGCGGCAGCCGCATCCCGCAGCTCACGGGCGCCTACATCTTCGGCGACTTTGAATCCGGCAACCTCTGGGCTTTGTGGCGCACGAACAACACCGTCCTCACGAACCGCATTGCCGGCGTGGGCGGCGCGGCGGCCTTCGGACTCGATCCCGGAAACGGTGATGTGTTGATTGCCAATTACGCGGCCAATCAGATTCAAAGATTGGTGCGCACGGACACAGACATGACATCCTTCCCGCAGAAGTTGAGCGACACCGGCGCCTTCGCGGATGTCATCGCGCTGACCCCCAATCCCGGCGTCGTCAGCTACGAACCGATTGTGCCCTTCTGGTCGGACAATGCCATCAAGCGCCGCTGGTTCGCCCTGCCCGATCTGACCCGCCAGGTGACGCATGTGGTGGACGGCAACTGGGGTCTGCCCGCCGGCATGGTGTGGGTGAAACATTTCGACCTCGAACTGGAGCGCGGCAATCCGGCCACGAAGAAGCGCATCGAAACCCGGTTCATCGTGAAGAACACCAACGGCATTTACGGCGTGAGCTACGCGTGGAACGAGGCCGGCACCGAAGCCTATCTGGCCCCGGACGGCGGGACCAATTTCTCGCTGAGCATCACCAATGGTCCCGCGGTTGAGACGCAGCAGTGGACGATTCCGTCGCGCGCCGACTGCCTTGCCTGCCATACGCCCGCAGGCGGCTACGCACTGAGCTTCAACACGCGTCAATTGAACCAGACCGCCACGATGAACGGCGTCACGGGCAATCAGCTGGCGACCTTGAGTGCTGCCGGTTACTTCAGCAATACGGTGCCGGCACCGCAAACGCTCCCCGCCTACGCGGCGGCCACCGACACCACCTACAGCCTGGAATATCGGGCCCGCTCCTACTTTGCCGTGAACTGCGTGCAATGCCATCAACCGGCCGGCGTGGGCCCGGGCACCTGGGATGCACGTCCCTGGCTCACACTGGATCAAACCGGGCTCATCAACGGCGTGCCTTACAACAACGGCGCCAATCCAACCAACAAACTCGTGGTGCCCGGCGACCCGGTTCATTCGGTGGTGTTGCAACGCATCCGGGCCAACGGCTTCAGCCGCATGCCGCCGCTGGCCACATCCGTCATCGACGTGGGCGCCACCAACCTGTTGACCGACTGGATTTCGACCGAACTGACCAACCGCCTTTCGTTTGCCGACTGGCAGCTGGCCAACTTCGGTGAGACCAATTCGCCCCTGGCCGCCGCCAATGCCGACCCGGACAACGACGGTGCCAACAACTACTACGAATACCTCACCCACACGTCGCCGCTGACCAATGCACCGCCGCCCTGGACGGTCCGCATCGACCGGGTCGCGGGCACGGTGGGCGTCACCTTCCAGCGTCTGGCCAATCTGGGCTTTGTGGTGGGGACCACCGACCGTCTGGGCGATTGGAGTCCCTGGGATGTGCCGGACAACCGGCTCTGGTTCGGCGCCTCCAATTTCACCGACACCGTCACCGGACCGTTTGATCTGGCGGAAACCAACCGGTTCTATCGCGTGAAAATCTACGAGCCGTAA
- a CDS encoding transketolase C-terminal domain-containing protein, which yields MAADNSVVAKVELPPLAPLALKSRLAPTPAHPPKYAVKVKNLAGEEVVVADPRATRALVALMDVHAVVGGAACHWGGPAAFAEINAAVHAFLFGVKGRQWHEAYNFINDAGHAENGIYALRANYGFDNLTFDDLKLFRSIQSKLTGHGESHLNPEGVLLSNGPLSSSLPQAQGLAIADKLIGNDRMTICIMSDGASMEGEAKEAFAAIPGLAAKDRLNPFMMIVSDNDTKLSGRITKDSFSMQRSFQAMGALGWNVISVPHGNDLPSVYLAVEKGIQQAKANPNYPVCLWVKTVKGYGIKATEENPAGGHGFPLANGEKIIDWVTELYKDATPPDELMNWAKSLRADWEKKEAEKKAKAAAAPAPAAPAVKKDKVQAGLAAGAIRAAKEGYPVYSVSSDVQGSTGISTFQKATGRYIEVGIAEANMCSVGAGLSKQGFVAIVDTFGQFGVTKGNLPLTMAALSQAPVIAIFSHIGFQDAADGASHQATTYLAAVSAIPHTVVIAPSCANEAEELMYQAIKRQAEDRKAGKDGQSYIFFVGRENYPVYWLENATYPFGKAQVTQAGSDVVLIGCGTLFSKAVQGGKLLAEKGVKATVINNPFVNRVDLDTIGAAVKSCGKVVTIEDHQLACGMGAQVSHALSRAGIPHVMKSLGINDEFGQSAYMAEQLYEKHGLTGPKMAEAALALLGR from the coding sequence ATGGCTGCTGATAATTCCGTTGTTGCCAAGGTGGAGCTCCCCCCGCTCGCGCCACTCGCCCTCAAATCCCGGCTCGCCCCCACGCCGGCGCATCCGCCCAAATACGCCGTCAAGGTGAAGAACCTCGCCGGCGAGGAAGTGGTGGTCGCCGACCCACGTGCAACCCGGGCGCTGGTGGCGCTGATGGACGTGCATGCCGTCGTCGGTGGCGCGGCCTGTCACTGGGGCGGTCCGGCCGCGTTCGCGGAAATCAACGCGGCGGTGCATGCCTTCCTGTTCGGCGTGAAAGGCCGCCAATGGCACGAAGCCTACAATTTCATCAACGACGCGGGCCACGCCGAGAACGGCATCTACGCGCTGCGCGCCAATTACGGCTTCGACAACCTGACCTTTGACGACCTGAAGTTGTTCCGCAGCATCCAGAGCAAGCTGACGGGCCACGGCGAATCACATCTGAATCCCGAAGGCGTGCTGTTGTCCAACGGCCCGCTGTCCTCGTCGCTGCCGCAGGCGCAGGGCCTCGCCATCGCCGACAAGCTGATCGGCAATGATCGCATGACGATCTGCATCATGTCCGATGGGGCGAGCATGGAAGGCGAGGCGAAGGAGGCCTTCGCGGCGATTCCGGGGCTGGCCGCGAAGGATCGTTTGAATCCGTTCATGATGATCGTTTCGGACAACGACACGAAGCTCTCGGGCCGCATCACCAAGGATTCATTTTCAATGCAGCGGAGCTTCCAGGCCATGGGTGCGCTGGGCTGGAACGTGATTTCCGTGCCGCACGGGAATGACCTTCCTTCCGTCTATCTTGCGGTGGAGAAGGGCATCCAGCAGGCGAAGGCAAATCCGAATTATCCCGTGTGCCTGTGGGTCAAGACGGTCAAGGGTTACGGCATCAAGGCCACGGAAGAGAACCCCGCGGGCGGTCACGGCTTTCCGCTCGCCAATGGCGAGAAGATCATTGATTGGGTCACGGAACTTTACAAGGACGCCACTCCGCCGGACGAGCTGATGAACTGGGCGAAGTCGCTGCGCGCGGATTGGGAGAAAAAGGAAGCGGAGAAAAAGGCCAAGGCGGCGGCGGCTCCGGCCCCGGCCGCCCCGGCGGTCAAGAAGGACAAGGTGCAGGCGGGCCTGGCCGCGGGTGCAATTCGCGCCGCGAAGGAAGGCTATCCGGTTTATTCCGTCAGTTCCGACGTGCAGGGCTCCACGGGCATCAGCACCTTCCAGAAAGCCACCGGCCGTTACATCGAAGTGGGCATTGCCGAGGCCAACATGTGCAGCGTCGGTGCGGGGCTCAGCAAGCAGGGCTTCGTCGCGATTGTGGACACGTTCGGCCAGTTTGGTGTGACGAAGGGCAACCTGCCGCTCACGATGGCCGCGTTGTCGCAGGCGCCGGTGATTGCGATATTTTCCCACATCGGTTTCCAGGATGCGGCGGATGGGGCGTCGCACCAGGCCACGACTTACCTGGCCGCCGTCTCCGCGATTCCGCACACCGTGGTCATCGCGCCCAGTTGTGCGAATGAGGCGGAAGAGCTGATGTATCAGGCCATCAAACGCCAGGCCGAGGACCGCAAGGCCGGCAAGGACGGCCAGAGTTACATCTTCTTTGTCGGCCGCGAGAATTATCCGGTTTACTGGCTTGAGAATGCGACCTATCCGTTCGGCAAGGCGCAGGTCACCCAGGCCGGCAGCGACGTGGTATTGATCGGCTGTGGCACGCTGTTCAGCAAGGCCGTGCAGGGGGGAAAACTGCTCGCCGAAAAAGGTGTCAAAGCCACGGTCATCAACAATCCGTTCGTGAACCGCGTGGACCTCGACACCATCGGCGCGGCGGTGAAGTCGTGTGGCAAGGTGGTGACCATCGAGGATCACCAGCTGGCCTGCGGCATGGGCGCGCAGGTCAGCCATGCGTTGTCCCGGGCGGGCATTCCACATGTCATGAAGTCGCTCGGCATCAACGATGAGTTTGGACAGAGCGCCTACATGGCGGAACAGCTTTACGAGAAGCACGGCCTGACCGGTCCGAAAATGGCCGAGGCCGCGCTGGCCCTGCTGGGCAGGTAA